A single genomic interval of Leptospira semungkisensis harbors:
- a CDS encoding ankyrin repeat domain-containing protein, producing MSDIFQMIAAGQKAQVIYSLREAPDLCSKQNAEGITPVLFALYFGKEDIIQAYLTLGIPLNLYEAAALGTEARVRELVEGNSSLVHSYSPDGWTPLHLAAHFGRLPLIKYLIEKGADIHAKSKSKFSLGNTALHSAVASWKADAVALLLEFGADPNFTQEGGFSPLHIAASRQGNEQIVNLLLQKGADPDLKTEDGKTARDIAAERGVALSI from the coding sequence ATTTCGGATATCTTTCAGATGATTGCGGCCGGCCAAAAAGCTCAGGTGATCTATTCCTTGAGAGAAGCACCGGATCTTTGCTCTAAGCAAAATGCAGAGGGGATCACTCCTGTACTATTTGCGCTCTATTTCGGAAAAGAAGATATAATACAAGCGTATCTAACTCTCGGAATTCCTTTGAATCTATACGAGGCTGCTGCTTTGGGAACCGAGGCAAGAGTTAGAGAGTTGGTCGAAGGAAATTCTTCACTCGTGCATTCTTATAGTCCGGATGGATGGACTCCTTTGCATCTTGCCGCTCATTTTGGTCGTTTGCCTCTGATCAAATATTTGATCGAGAAGGGTGCGGATATACATGCAAAATCCAAGAGTAAGTTCTCTTTAGGAAACACTGCTTTGCATTCTGCAGTCGCTTCTTGGAAGGCGGATGCAGTTGCACTTCTGTTGGAGTTTGGGGCTGATCCGAATTTTACACAGGAGGGAGGATTTTCTCCTCTGCATATAGCTGCTTCTCGCCAGGGAAATGAACAGATAGTGAATCTACTCCTGCAAAAAGGAGCCGATCCTGATTTGAAGACTGAGGATGGAAAGACTGCCAGAGATATTGCAGCCGAGCGCGGGGTCGCTCTAAGTATTTAA
- a CDS encoding TonB-dependent receptor, translated as MVLLSKPSFSQELSKTESAPVKVVGKTTKANQPENFRKNPSGFQTAIDLNQYTARYTSLPDVLEREAGVRIRRYGGLGSYSTLSLRGTNPNQSRIYIDGIPFNNTQGGEVNLADLPFDNLQSIEVYRSGAPVGFSGSAIGGSVNLVTRTGGGPPKTRVNIGGGSFNTGKGSVTHTGSYGGIGTSLFFLGEKSDQNFSYLNDHGTSLVNPFDDTIDRRRNAQFERTQGMIGLNGEIGNTKIKFWNDLNYRFHGIPGPESNQTLQVHRRYLRNTSTIGTDTKGLLDGILRIETRAFTTIANDDLFDPKSEFSKGTPNSAAIIHQSGAYLTPTLYLLDYNQIFRLHFGLEKESFDRSRSTPQNIDLKYEPGKFRTYTTVQLEDEIRFFDGKVILTPGVSWDNYRDRFQSDQPWYQKQDPTASPDKTTKFSNPKAGLLWKMIEKENYGLDFKTNASKQNRIPSFLELFGEVGTIIANDSLKPEKSENFDSGFTGSFKDGDLKTSLTVSYFRKRIQDMILFIPNSQFTLRPENVDSARIDGAEVSHKSEYKGWKFLVDYTYQEAINTSAAPYLHGKYLPLRPRHEIGATLAYKRKTWELGLEGVYVGAVFKDRTNEYVNYQPARQIWNAYLTLVLYSSPEEEEEKIQKQEKAPKELLLSVDLRNMGDKRVQDIVGYPLPGRNWFVTLSARF; from the coding sequence ATGGTTTTGCTTTCAAAGCCGAGCTTCTCCCAAGAATTGTCCAAGACAGAGTCCGCTCCAGTTAAGGTGGTAGGAAAGACTACTAAAGCGAATCAGCCGGAAAATTTTAGAAAGAATCCGAGCGGCTTCCAAACTGCCATAGATCTAAATCAATACACAGCACGTTATACTAGTCTTCCTGATGTTTTGGAAAGAGAGGCCGGAGTTAGGATACGTAGATATGGAGGATTGGGTTCTTATTCCACTCTTTCCTTGAGAGGTACGAATCCGAATCAGTCTAGGATCTATATAGACGGCATCCCTTTTAATAATACGCAAGGTGGGGAAGTGAATCTTGCGGATCTTCCCTTTGATAATCTACAAAGCATAGAAGTATATAGAAGTGGGGCTCCCGTCGGTTTCTCCGGCTCTGCAATTGGTGGAAGTGTGAATCTTGTGACTAGGACAGGAGGAGGTCCTCCTAAGACCAGGGTGAATATCGGAGGTGGTAGCTTTAATACTGGCAAAGGGAGCGTAACGCATACAGGCAGTTATGGGGGAATAGGAACGAGTCTCTTCTTCTTGGGAGAAAAATCGGACCAAAACTTCTCCTACTTGAACGATCATGGAACTTCTCTCGTGAATCCTTTTGATGATACGATTGACAGAAGAAGAAACGCTCAATTCGAAAGAACGCAAGGAATGATCGGACTCAATGGAGAGATCGGAAATACAAAGATCAAATTTTGGAACGATCTAAATTATAGATTTCATGGGATCCCGGGTCCGGAAAGCAATCAAACCTTGCAAGTTCATAGAAGGTATTTGAGAAACACTTCTACAATTGGAACGGATACAAAAGGACTCTTGGACGGGATCTTAAGAATAGAAACAAGAGCATTCACTACGATTGCAAACGATGATCTATTCGATCCTAAGTCGGAATTCTCGAAAGGAACTCCTAACTCTGCTGCGATCATTCATCAATCGGGAGCCTATCTGACTCCCACTCTCTATCTCTTGGATTACAATCAGATCTTTCGACTTCATTTCGGTTTGGAAAAAGAAAGCTTTGATCGTTCTAGAAGTACTCCACAAAACATAGACCTCAAATACGAACCAGGAAAGTTCAGGACCTACACTACGGTTCAGTTAGAGGATGAGATCCGTTTCTTTGATGGAAAAGTTATCCTTACACCGGGAGTTTCTTGGGACAATTATCGGGATAGATTTCAATCGGACCAACCATGGTACCAGAAGCAGGACCCGACAGCTTCTCCTGACAAGACCACCAAATTCTCAAATCCTAAGGCAGGTCTCTTATGGAAGATGATCGAGAAAGAAAATTACGGTTTGGATTTTAAGACCAATGCTTCTAAACAAAATCGTATTCCTAGTTTCTTGGAATTATTTGGAGAAGTAGGAACTATTATCGCAAACGATTCATTGAAGCCTGAAAAGAGTGAGAACTTTGACTCAGGATTTACAGGAAGCTTTAAAGATGGAGATCTTAAGACGAGTCTTACTGTTTCTTATTTTAGAAAAAGAATCCAAGATATGATCCTATTCATTCCGAATTCGCAATTCACTCTTCGTCCGGAAAATGTGGACTCTGCGAGAATAGATGGGGCGGAGGTCTCACATAAATCGGAATATAAGGGCTGGAAATTCTTAGTGGATTATACCTACCAAGAAGCGATCAATACTTCTGCTGCTCCTTATTTGCATGGAAAGTATCTTCCTCTTAGACCAAGACATGAGATCGGAGCGACTCTTGCATATAAGAGAAAAACTTGGGAACTTGGATTGGAAGGTGTGTATGTGGGAGCTGTCTTTAAAGACAGGACCAACGAGTACGTAAATTATCAGCCTGCTCGACAGATCTGGAATGCATATCTTACTCTTGTATTGTATTCTTCTCCTGAGGAAGAAGAGGAGAAGATCCAAAAACAGGAAAAGGCACCGAAGGAATTACTTCTGAGTGTAGATCTTAGAAATATGGGAGATAAGAGGGTTCAGGATATAGTAGGATATCCTTTGCCAGGAAGAAATTGGTTCGTTACATTGAGTGCAAGGTTTTAA